The following proteins are encoded in a genomic region of Amphiura filiformis chromosome 11, Afil_fr2py, whole genome shotgun sequence:
- the LOC140164486 gene encoding uncharacterized protein yields the protein MSQSEEQASPVQIVVMQAEHEMAAVPPADDQMAEAPPEDQIAEAPPEDGITAAGVVEDHITAAGVVEDHITAVAAAAAGVVEEQQIIHVTGVDEHIRNHIVEMENQLRQNVEAVHALQQQNQEIRDALDTSNASIVLLQAELDSRKDELENCQEENKKSRETVETKLRSCQEELQAQSVKGKEMEQKLAETQNSLELKEQEFKELEEKMQEKSEEIEEAVVAPAAQPRVHNTRSRGNQKAKSTTVSTTPATKTKVASAMEIIKQDFVPNTLRFCRTCGAKQLFKVKSEIIGILSGKMELSNRTCAICGNAVSPPKTTSKVKDGEQEESETRTEVTPAKVEKMPKRPSRLAKKRKISDETEEVDNEEAGDKSDKENKGDDMGAPLISYPVDDTPDVDASGDGVAKPSEVKSETGTGEGSETTAGDEGDDVSEPMDTKEDSQNESQKARTETTRVSQ from the exons ATGTCCCAGAGTGAAGAACAAGCATCGCCTGTACAGATTGTTGTCATGCAAGCTGAGCATGAGATGGCCGCAGTGCCACCTGCTGACGATCAAATGGCTGAAGCACCACCAGAAGATCAGATTGCTGAAGCACCACCCGAGGATGGGATCACTGCAGCAGGCGTTGTTGAAGATCACATCACGGCAGCAGGCGTCGTTGAAGATCACATCACTGCAGTCGCCGCTGCTGCTGCAGGTGTTGTTGAGGAACAGCAGATCATTCATGTGACTGGTGTAGATGAACACATCAGGAATCACATTGTTGAAATGGAAAACCAACTGAGACAAAATGTGGAGGCAGTGCATGCTTTACAACAGCAAAATCAAGAG ATACGGGATGCCTTGGACACAAGTAATGCATCTATAGTTCTTCTCCAAGCTGAACTAGACTCAAGGAAAGACGAGCTAGAGAATTGTCAGGAGGAGAACAAGAAATCCAGGGAAACTGTGGAGACAAAACTTAGATCATGTCAGGAAGAACTCCAAGCACAATCTGTCAAAG GCAAAGAGATGGAACAGAAGTTGGCGGAAACACAGAATTCATTAGAACTGAAGGAGCAAGAGTTCAAGGAATTGGAGGAAAAAATGCAAGAG AAGAGTGAAGAGATAGAGGAGGCAGTGGTCGCACCTGCAGCACAGCCAAGGGTTCATAATACACGCAGTAGAGGA AATCAGAAGGCAAAATCTACCACCGTCTCCACCACTCCGGCCACAAAGACCAAAGTTGCTTCAGCAATGGAGATTATTAAACAAGACTTTGTGCCTAATACACTCAGATTCTGCAGAACATGTGGTGCTAAGCAACTGTTCAAAGTCAAATCAGAAATCATTGGCATTCTGTCGGGCAAGATGGAACTCTCAAACAGGACCTGTGCCATATGTGGAAATGCGGTCTCACCTCCGAAAACCACAAGTAAGGTTAAAGACGGTGAGCAAGAAGAGAGCGAAACAAGAACGGAGGTAACTCCCGCAAAAGTCGAGAAGATGCCAAAGAGGCCGAGTAGGTTGGCAAAAAAGCGAAAAATCTCGGATGAAACTGAGGAAGTGGACAACGAAGAGGCTGGTGATAAGTCTGACAAAGAGAACAAAGGGGATGATATGGGCGCGCCTCTGATTAGTTACCCTGTCGACGACACGCCAGATGTAGATGCATCTGGAGATGGTGTTGCAAAGCCATCAGAAGTTAAATCGGAGACAGGAACTGGAGAAGGCTCGGAAACAACAGCAGGTGATGAGGGAGATGATGTTTCGGAGCCAATGGACACAAAAGAAGATTCACAAAATGAGTCGCAAAAAGCGAGGACGGAAACCACTCGTGTTTCCCAATGA